Part of the Catalinimonas alkaloidigena genome is shown below.
CTTAGAGCACAGGGTGACGAGTTCCGCCCCGGTATGGAATATATCGCAGAATGGGGCTATGAAGTAGACGAAAGGCAAACTGTTCCGTATACGCCCTGAAGCAGAGAGTTTCTATTGACAGAAGTACGTTAGGTCAGGAAAGGGTAGTTGCATATTTCGCATAAAACCTTTCCGCTATTCCCTTTACTTCTATTGCTCCCTTTTTCTCTCTGCTACAGCTTCAGCAGCTACATGTTTGTACTTTTTGCTGAAACAGCTCTGTCTTAGCGTATAAATTTTCAGCTGATCAAACGGCGGATGCCCAGTTCCAGGCCTCTGAGTTCTGCCAGCCCTCGCATCCTGCCCACGGCGGAGTAGCCGGGGTAGAATTTGCGGTCGGCATCGAAAAGAAATTGATGACCGTGGTCGGGACGCATAGGAATGGCTACATCCTCACGGCCGCTCTGCAGTCTTTTTTGCTGCTCTTCAATCACTGCCTTCATCACCGCAAACATATCGGTGTTGCCCGCCAGGTGATCAGCTTCATGAAAGCTGCCATCCAGGTTATGCCGCACATTTCGCAGGTGCAAAAAATGAATTTTATCTCCCAGTCGCTGAATTATACCCGGAAGGTCATTATCTCTTCGGGCACCTAAGGAACCTGTGCAGAAGGTGATGCCATTGCGCATAGAGGGCACACTGTTGAGGATATACTTCAGGTCTTCTTCGGTACGTACCACTCTGGGCAAGCCCAGTATGGGAAAAGGAGGGTCATCAGGGTGTATGCACATATTGATATCATATTCATCGGCTACCGGAATAATTTTGCTTAAGAAATAAGTCAGGTTTTCTCTGAGTTGCTGTTCATCAATATCTTTATAGCGTTCCAGATGGCCCATAAACTCCTGGGGCGTAAATACTTCATCCGTACCCGGAAGACCGGCCATGATGGTTTGCTGCAGGCTATCTTTTTCACTTTCGGAAAGCTTTTGCAGATAGGTATAAGCATTCTGCTTTTGTTCTTCGGTGTAAATTTCCTCTGCCTCTTTTCTCTTCAAAATGTACAGTTCAAAGGCTGCCAGCGCCACCGGATCGTAGCGCAAGGCATAAGAGCCGTCTTCCAGTTGATGTCTCAGCTGGGTACGGGTCCAGTCCAGCACCGGCATAAAGTTGTAGCAAACGGTTTTGATATTGCACTTACTCAGATGGATTAAGGTCTGCCGGTATTTCTCTATGTACGCATCCCGCTCAGGAGCAGCGGTTTTGATGCTTTCATGGATATTGACACTCTCCACCACGCTCCAGCGGAAGCCGGCATTGTCAATCATTTCTTTTCTCCGGCTGATCTCCTCCAGGCTCCACACTTCTCCGCAAGGGACATGATGCAGCGCGGTAACTATACCTTCGGCACCCACCTGTCTGATTTCAGGAAGGGTCACCGCATCATCCGGCCCGAACCAGCGCCAGGTGGGGAATAGTTTTGACTGAGTGGAGTGTAGTTTTTGCTCACTGCCCATAGGTGTAGTATTTATTGGTGTAGGTTGTTTACTGCTAAAGCTTCAGCGCCTGAAGCTCTTAAACTGCTATAGCTCGCAAGATATCTATTCCTCTGGTAAAGGAAAAGGGAGCCTTATTAATGCGTAAGAAAGCCTGAACTCCTCCTGCTTGCTTGATTATTTTTTTTGAAATTGCTAACAGAAAGCCTGTTTACATGTATATATAGACGGCCTGCCCATCTCCTTAGGTTATTATAGGATGCTGAGCCTGGTGGTCATTAAATTATACTTCATTTTTTTAGCCAATTTAAAGCCATGCCTATCGCCATTGCCCTCCACGGAGGCGCAGGAACTATTCTTCGCTCCGAAATGAAACCCGAACTGGAAATTCGTTATACTGATGCCTTACAGGATGCAGTTCGTACGGCCTATCAGCATTTACATCATCAGGGAAGCGCCCTTGATGCGGTAGAGATTGCAGTACGTATGCTGGAAGACTGCCCCTTGTTCAATGCGGGCAAAGGCTCTGTATTTACAGCCCAGGGTAAGCACGAAATGGATGCCTCTATCATGGATGGGCGGCAGCGAAATGCCGGAGCGGTATCCTTAGTTTCGGGCATAAAAAACCCTATCCAGC
Proteins encoded:
- the uxuA gene encoding mannonate dehydratase, with product MGSEQKLHSTQSKLFPTWRWFGPDDAVTLPEIRQVGAEGIVTALHHVPCGEVWSLEEISRRKEMIDNAGFRWSVVESVNIHESIKTAAPERDAYIEKYRQTLIHLSKCNIKTVCYNFMPVLDWTRTQLRHQLEDGSYALRYDPVALAAFELYILKRKEAEEIYTEEQKQNAYTYLQKLSESEKDSLQQTIMAGLPGTDEVFTPQEFMGHLERYKDIDEQQLRENLTYFLSKIIPVADEYDINMCIHPDDPPFPILGLPRVVRTEEDLKYILNSVPSMRNGITFCTGSLGARRDNDLPGIIQRLGDKIHFLHLRNVRHNLDGSFHEADHLAGNTDMFAVMKAVIEEQQKRLQSGREDVAIPMRPDHGHQFLFDADRKFYPGYSAVGRMRGLAELRGLELGIRRLIS